In the genome of Camarhynchus parvulus chromosome 23, STF_HiC, whole genome shotgun sequence, the window GATGGCTGCAGGGCGCTTTTCTGCAGTATAAATAATGTTCTTGGAAAACTCCAAACCAGCCTGAACTTTAATCCGATCCCGAGCAGGGGGCTGGTGGTGCCCGGGGCTCCTTTAGGAAATGGGGTTTGGTGtcgtctgtctgtctgtctgtcctcctGGCCCtacaggagcaggagagagctgTGGGGTGGCAGGAGAAAAGGTGATTTTGGGAAGCCATTCCTGGCTGGGGAATGGGTTAATGGGGCATTCCTGCTTTGCAGCGGTCGCAGCTCTTCCcgcagcctggctcctgccagggagGTCAGCAATGGGACCTGTCACCCTTCAGCAATGCTGGAAATGTCCCCAGCCTCTCTGGTGACACTGagagctgcttttctgctttctcccttcctctggGCACCCTTTGGGACCCATCCCTCTCACCCatgtgtgatttttggggatgctGGAGTGGGGATAATGCTTGACCATGGAGCAtacccttccctttccctttccatgACCAAAATCCTCTGAATGTTGAATTAATCACAAGGATTTGGtctcctgcagcatccagggAAGTGCCCAgaattcctgcaggattttAGGATGGAGTTGGGTCCAAGCAAAAGGATGCAGGGGTGCAGAATGGGGTCCCCAGTGTGGCTCCTCCAGGGGTggcagtggagctgctggggttgGGTGGCACTGTGGGCACCTGTGGCTCTCGTGGGTGGGAGGACACGGCACATCCTGGGAGCCTGTGGGATTTCCAAAAATCTGCCTCTAATCCttggggggctgctggggatttACTGATTAGAGCAGCGATTTAAAGGCTGCCAGCTGTTGGATCTGCAGGCAGAAAATTGGGCTGTTCCCAGTCACTCCTGAAATTCaccttcaccccaaaactggggggtttggggtctgggctGGGGTTTGCACTcagtggagctggaggagcctgCTGGAAAGGGCTTTTTACACTCCTCAGGTGGGATTTGGGCCTTGTGGaactcctggagctgtgccagtggcTGATGTTCCTCTGACACGTCCCTGGTCGTCCCTCCTGTTTGGCTGAACATTGGGATGGGACCTTCCCTCACCCTGTTCACGCTCCTCTTAAACCCATCATTAATCTCTTGCTCGAGGTTCAGGAGGGGCTGGATCTGACCTTCCcatgggaaggaagaggagctcACCATGAACCCCCAGATTCAGTTGGATTcggctgagcagagcctgggcttgTGGTGGATGAGCTTTCGCTGACCTTGGCTGGCCTTGgatgctgctctgaggggaaaaCAGAGTTTGTGATTCAGCCCgaaccctgcagggctgaggcagccagagcaggaggctgtggtgggatgggggctgtgggaccaaatccagcccagccagggctggcagtgggacCCCTCCCATGCACACATTTCCTCTTACAAAAGAAGAATATTTGCCTTGAAACATCTCAGTTTCTGGGGAAATGTGGGGTTGGGTGGGTTGTTAGCAGCACTCAGAGGGAGGATTTGAGGTGCTGTGGTTCCTGAGGCTTTTTAAAGCTCATTTTTGAGCGTTGCAATGACCATCTGCAGCACTAATGGGGACGGAGAGGCATCCAAACAACCTTGAGGAGGGAACGCTTCCAAATGAAATCCACTTCAAAGAAATGTCAAAACGCAGATCCCTCCTCGCAGCGCAGAATCGCCTCGTTTTTCCAAATGTCAGCATttcccagggaacagcagggctgctccagcccagccagagctgggagctgccttaGCACCCGGGTGAGACTTTCCTGCCCCGAGTGCTCCACAAGGTGCAAATCTTCCTTGGCAGCTCCCgttcccagagctccctgccctcGGGCACCCGGGGCTCCAGCTGCCCACGCcggggcacaggcagggcctgGAGCTCAGGGTTATTTTTATTGCCGTGTTTATTGCCTCTTCAATGAACCTCCCCGAGGGCTGGTGCCTTTCAGAGGCGGGGAAGGGACCTTGAGCAGCCGGGGCTGTTGTGCAAGGTGTGCGTtgaggggagagggagatggAAATTCCCTCTGGGCGCCCAGCTTGGCTGGTGGCCCCAAATATCCTTCTCAGCCCCTTGAACACGCCTCAGTGCTGTTACATCTGGGCTGCTgagctgttttctctcctgggaatctccctgcagggctgaccCCGGCCCCGGATCAGGGAGCAAACGCCTGGAAGAtttcctgcacagccagcactacaggggctctggggcaggatggagcagcaggactCCAGCTAATGGCCGGATGTCCCAAGACCTTTCGgagttattaatattttcagctAATAAATGGCCCATGACGCCAGAGTTATTAATTAATGAGCTGAAGTGCCAAGGCTTGGCCTGTGACCAGTTAATAGCTGACACTCCTTGGGGACCTGGCTGTGGTTCAGTGCTGGTGTCATGGATCAggtcctgcctgtcctgggggTTGCTCCCCTGCTTTCCTAAAAGAGCCACGTCCAAACAGGACCTGATTCCCTGAAAATGCTGTGAGAGAGGGATCCCTGTGCCCACACTGATCTTCTCAGCCCCAGCTAATCTGGGTCTCATCCTAATCGCCCGCTGTTTAATCGCTTtgctggggatttgggggattttgggggtgggtgCAGCCTCTGGAGAGGCGCCTGGGATGGAtctgctgtggggctggtgctgggaatGGCGTGGAGGCTCCCACTGACTCATTCctgggtggggctgggggcagagccagccccagggcGAGCCCAGCGTGGATGGGGCACCCTGGCCCTTGCAAAGTTCAGCCCCGGGCAGGGTGGGAGCTTGAACTTTGGAGCACCTGGAGGAGGCACCCTCCACCCTGAGCAAATGGCATTGCCAGAGGATTACTCATGGCACAGAGGATCCTGGaaggcacagaggagcagggggTGAGGTGTTCCTGCAGTGCTCACAGCCAGGATTCCTCAGAGAGcccccaagccctgtcctgccctctGGACTCCTCTGTAGGGGACAGGACTCCCTGTGCCACTGTCCCTCTGGAGGATTtgctgtcctggcagccaggattGCTCACTGGCCGTCGGTAATTAACTTATTTTTGTGCTTGCAAGTGAGTGATGGGGATTAacaggggagagagggaggatgGGTGGGGGTCAAGATGAACTTGActtcccctctgtcccctctgtccctctggaGGTGCCTCGTTGGCTTCAGCTGGAGGAGgttttggatttgggttttggaTGGAACATCAATAATAATGACTCATAAATCATTGCTTGCACCACCTGTTTGTCATGTTTCCACCCACAATAACCGTATCAAGTGTTcggaggagctgagctggcacGGAGCTGTTTGTCACATCTGGACGGCATCACGGGATGCGGATCTGGCTCAGCCGCAGAGCGCGGCTCGTTCCTGCCTGGGGGGTGGGAAAAGCCACACAAATTCCTTCTGCACggccttcagcagctcctcctggggtCTGCACGGGTTCTGGGAGCCTGTTTGCAGCGGGAGGGCTCGGCAGTGGGATCTGAGGTGTCCCAAATGCGTGAGGATGGAGCAtcaggggtctgaggatgagggaagagatgaggatctgactccatgtttcagaaggcttgatttattatttcatgatatatgttatattaaaactagactaaaagaatagaagaaaggatttcatcagaaggctggctaagaatagaataggaaagaatgataacaaaggtctgtggctcagactctctgtctgagccccctgattgtgattggccattaattagaaacaaccaacatgggccaatcacagatccccctgttgcattccacagcagcagataaccaatgtttacattctgttcctgaggcctctcagcttctcaggaggaaaaatccaaaggaaaggatttttcataaaagatgccTGTGACAGGGCTTCATCTGTTCAGGCGCTGGGATGCAGCCGCTCTGTCGTTCTCCGAATCATTTCAGAGGTGTCACCCACCTCGTGGCCTTTCATGGCTGGGAGATCCACCCAGGGGCTGCCTCCCTGACTcgtccctgtgcccacagcccaaACCTGAGAACGCCATCACCATCGCCGTGTCCTCGCGGGCGCTGTTCCGCatggaggaggagcagaagatCTACACGGAGCAGGGCGTGGAGGCCTATGTGAAATACCAGCTGGACCACGAGAACGAGCCCttcctccctggggctgccttcCCCTTCGTCAAggtgagcagccacagctccccagaaattctggggaggggacagagctcGTGTGGGGCCAGGATGGACACGAGCCACGGAGCAAACACAGGGCAGACAAACCTCCCAGCAAGTGATGTGCTGCTTCCAGGGCTGGATTTTCCATCCTGAGTCCAAGAATTGGACAAATCATCTCCTTGGATCACATTTAAAGTTTCCCTTTAGggaattgtcttttttttctttttgtaattatgattattattacaatttatttattcttgtaAATTGGCTGAGTTTAGCCTTGCTCCCGAGTCGGCCAATTTCTAATTCTGACATGTTGAAATGAGGCATTTcaaacttgaaaattattttctaactCCTGTAGCAGTTAGTGCAGTTTTGGGTGCTGGAGCCCGTTCCCAATAAATAGATTAATCAGCTCTGTGGGGCAAGACTTGTTTCTGATTGCTTGAAAAAACACTTATCTGTCACTTGGAGCTAATTTATCCCCATTTAATAACTCCAAACcttttgtgtttgaaaacaGAGGAGTAGCTAGGTggaatttttccccctcttaaAATGaatctattttttccctgctgatgCCAGCTTGGCTCGGGGTGTAGTTGAGGTGGGGATTTTGGTCACCAGGAGTGTTTTGTTGATGGGAAGGGGTGAAGACCACACCTAGGGCTGGTCAGATTTGTGGATTTAGTGACCAGGAGTGTTTtgctgggtgggaagggggtCGGGGCCATGCCTGGGGGGGCCTGGCTGACACCCACCCCCTctccctggggtgctgcaggctctggaggCAGTGAATGCTCAGCTCCGTGAGCTCTACCCCGACAGCGAGGAGCTCTTCGACATCGTCCTCATGACCAACAACCACGCCCAGGTTGGGGTTCGCCTGATCAACAGCATCAACCACTACGGTGAgatggggacacagctggcctTGGTGGCTTTTGGGGGGTGGCATTGCTGGGCACCAAGAAAAGGAGatgttttctcccatttttcctgcttctcccGGATTTTCTGCGTGTTGGATGGTGGggaggagctctgggtgctggccctgctgttGGGCAGCAGAACCAGAATTAaccccagcccttccagcaccaaggctgggtctgggggagcagccaggctcaCCCCGGGGTCCCTCTTGCCCCCAGATCTGTTCATCGAGAGGTTCTGCATGACGGGAGGGAACAGCCCCATCTGTTACCTCAAGGCCTATCACACCAACCTCTACCTCTCCTCCGACGCCGAGAAAGTGAGTGGGGCCATTGAAGAGGGTGAGTCTGGGGTCCAGCTCAATGTGGGGGCAGTGGGGGGAACCTGGAGCCCTCAGGGGGTTGATCCCAGGAAGGATAACTCCAATTTCCATGTCCCTAATCCAACGTGCACTTAAGGTTTGCCTCGCCCCACGTCTCTGACTCTCCAAAGAGCCTCCAGTTTCCATAGAAATGAGCCtttcctccagctccacagctctCCCGAGGCAAAGGCGGTGTTTTTGCTCCTTAATTCTTGTATGCAAAGGGTGATTTGTCAtctgggggtttgtttttgccGTGGAAGCTCTCGGGGCcaagctgcaggtgctgccgCTCGCGTTTCCTTGCGGCGTTTTGCTCCCAGCCCATCGTGTTTTGTTCTGCTCCTCGCTGCTGAGCCACGAGGACGGATCCTTGGATAactgccacctcctgcctcaCCCTTAGGGATTGCTGCAGCCACCATcttcagccccagcagggacctGGAGGTgtcagagaagcagctgagggtgGCGTTCGACGGGGACGCCGTGCTCTTCTCGGATGAGTCGGAGCAGATCGTGAAGGCTCACGGCCTGGACATGTTCTTTGAGCACGAAAAGGCTCACGAGAACAAGCCCCTGGCACAGGTAGAGAtgggctgagggcaggaaaaGGCTCTGGGAGAGAGGCAGCCCCCATGGGATGCTTCAAACTCTGGGATCAAGCCACAGTGGGGTGCAAGgttgtgaccgtgttcacaggggtctgaggatgagggaagagacgaggatctgactccgtgtttcagaaggcttgatttattattttatgatatatattatattaaaagtatactaaaagaatagaagaaaggatttcatcagaaggctggctaagaatagaaaaagaaggaatgataacaaaggcttgtggctcgggcagagagtccgagccagctggactgtgattggccattaattagaaacaaccacatgagaccaatcacagatgcgcctgttgcattccacagcagcagataaccattgtttacattttgttcctgaggcctctcagcttctgcaggaggaaaaatcgaaaggaaaggatttttcataaaagatgtctgcgacacgAGGTGGTGGCACGGGGGAcggtttggggtcatttttggggtggctCACAGGGTGATGACAGGAAGCTGGTGACTGTAAGGCTGACAGAAGATTTCTTGCTCCTTCAGGGCCCCCTGAAGGGCTTCCTGGAGGCGCTGGGGAAGCTGCAGAAGAAGTTCTACTCcaaggggctgaggctggagtgCCCCATCCGCACGTACCTGGTGACGGCGCGCAGCGCGGCCAGCTCGGGCGCCCGCGCCCTAAAGACTCTGCGCAGCTGGGGCCTGGAGACGGACGAGGCTCTGTTCCTGGCAGGGGCTCCCAAGGGCCCTCTGCTCAGGAAGATCAGGCCCCACATCTTCTTCGACGACCAGATGTTCCACGTGGAGGGAGCGCAGGAGATGGGCGCCGTGGCCGCCCACGTCCCCTACGGCATCGCCCAGAAGCACAAGCGGCCGGcgcaggagaagcagcagaccCCAAACAGCAAATAGTGGGGTTGGGGGGATCCCCCAAAGCCCAGCATGGACCTCATCCCGTGAGCCAGGCGCCCTGCTCGTGCAGGGAATGTTTGTTCTGGGAATGGGGGCTCATCCCCACCCCCGGGTTaggggcaggagagaggaggaaaatgtcCTTGGTGCCTctgtttgctgctgttcctcGTGGGGCTGGGgcctcctctgtgccaggaggtGTTTTCCCAGTTTATCTGTGCACTCTGCACTTGCTTCGGGCAAAAACCCCTCGAGGATGGGTCTGCCTTGTGTGGAATCTTTGTGCCAGGCAGGTTTAACCTATTTATTTTAACCTATTTATTTAAAACCCCCAGTGACTCCCAAAGCCTTCTGGCTTTCCCAAGCAAATGTTTAGGCTGAACTGGAAAATTGGGAGCACTCAAAAGCCTTGCAAGCagctttgaaacaaaattttgtCCCTTTTAACTGGAATTAAACCGTGATATTGTTCCttcacagccccagctgctgctccccaacCAGAAAATACTCAGTGTCTGTCCTTTCACCAAGATTTTGCCAGcttaaatttggaaaaatagaaacaaatacTTAAcatactaaaaaagaaaaaaaaaaatcctgtttcctGCTTGGAGCTTTGGGCTGGTGTATTGTTGGCCCAGGTTTTTCTATGTGGGTTTCACACTTGCATGATTTAGCACTTAAAACTAATAATCTCAGTGAGCATCCAAAGCCCAGCTTGTCCAAGGGCTGCAGACGCATGCCCAGGGCTTGAATTAAGTTAAAAGCAGGCCTTGATATATCAGGGACATCATTTGAAGTCCATTTAGGTAAATCTGCACAGAATTTCAGCCTGGGGATTTcaattaaaggattttttcctccctttccaggctgagcccatGTGAGTTGATAAtctttttctcctcagcttCTTAAAACCTCTGGTGTTTCCTAAAATAGACACCTCAGTTAGCGATGCTGTGAGAGAACCAAATCTCTGATTAAAAAACAGGATGGGAAATCAATGGGAGAGAAACTGGTGTGAAAATCACACTGACATTtctgctcaaagccctgtcccAAAGGAGACACTCAGGAGGAAAAtttaaagattttgtttttcctcgtgggtttttcttttcctctattttatttttattttttgcacgACATCCCATGGCTGAGCAGGAAGGGTGCTCGCTATTATCAGCCAGTTTTCTACAAATACCGTGGGCTGAAATTTTCCAAGTTGTGTGTCTGGCTCTTTCCAGGGAAGTTTCAGCTCAGACagtgaggctggagctggagttATCACCCTTTTGAGGAATATGTAAATAACCAAGCTGGTGATGCCTTCAGTGGCTCTGGAGAGTTTTCTCATTGCACTAAATCCTACTCTAGCAGTGAAAAGCAAATtgcacttttttcctcccccaaaaaaaaattttctttggcAGGCTGTTAACTGTCACATCTGGGTGACAAACACCTCGGAGGAAGGTctgaaatccaaacaaacaaccGAAAAATCTTGGGAGGAATGAGTTTCTGAGTGTCGCGTCCGCCAGCACTCAGGTTTATAGAGAGGTCTTGTCTTTTTTAGTGTGAACCCGAGATTTTGGGATCTGAACTGGATCTTGGAGGCCTctctggcagctgggagggggagCACAGCCAGTAAACATTTCCAAGGTGTTTCCTGAAGATGGTGGAagcccagccaagcccagctTGTGCAGGGGAGAGGATGTTGCAGGAGGAATGGGATtgtcagccagccctggggagcagggcagggtgccaGAGcggctggggacacggggatgtgTCCGTGGGATGATCcagaggtgatgctgctgctggcaggaggagatggatgcccagggaagcactgggttgtggttttggggcagaACCCTGGATTTCAGCAgattcctgctgcctctccaggcCCTGAGGTGCGCAGGGAGCTGGGTGCAAGCTGGGGACAGGCTTTTAGTGACCCTGCTCTGggtcctcctgctgccagggcagttTAGGGGCTCCCTGGGAGGTGTGGGGCTCGGGAAATGGGTCCCAGGTGAGCCAGacctccccacatcccccccAAGCAGGGAGGACTTTCCATTCCCACCATGGCTGCCCCTTTTGCTTTTATCCGCGTGGCttcctctggttttgtttttttatttttcctcctccatcacTACAACTGGAAGACAAGGACTTGCTGCTTGTGCACTTCCCTCGGGTCCCCTCGGGCTGGGCAGTGTCCCTGGGGTCATCCCCTGGGGTGGGCTCTTCTCTCACAGggtgctgcctctcctgctgaCAACGGgacttttcctgctgtgtgttGTTGCTGTGGATTTCACTTCATTGTCCCCCGGTGGTTTTTTTGCCATGTAAATGGGATCCCTCGGGCTGTTTTTCCATAATAAACCGTGTtgggtcccagccctgctccctctgttCTCACAAGGAGTGTTTGGCTCCCTGCTTGGGACCTCCCAGGTTTTATGGTGATggggcagaaggaaaaaggggttttgggggtttaagGGAATTCAGAAAATGTGATTCAAGCTCCTGCTTTGGGACTGGAGACCTGTGGGGGAGGTGGGATTCCAGGGGTGGGATGTGCTGTGATCCAAACGCCTCCCTGTGCTTCGTGAGCAGCTTTTGTGGGGCACCTGGGCTCGTGATGGAGCCCTGGATAAAAATACAGCCTGGCAGGAGACTTTTGTCAGCTTGATCTTCTCCCAGCCAACAGGtgggaggcagcacaggctcAGCAGAGGAGATTGATGAGATTTATGGCTGCTGAAGCGCTGGAGCAGCGAcgctgcagctcctccctgccagtCAGGGCAACAGATGGACTGAGGGGAAGCAGCAAATTCTCCATCCATCACCAAATATAGCCAAGGAATGTCCGTGGGCCCCGGGGCAGCGTCCCTGCTATGGGTGTTCATTTAAGGGATGGATGGCCCTCAGGAGCGCTCCTGCctccccccagcccatccccagccctgctgtgttcTTCCACCGGATgcttggaggggaaaaaaaagaaaaataaatcgAATTCCAGCACAGATGATGCACCAGGGAAAGCCCAGGTGTGTCCgtgcagccctgggaggtcGGGATGTCCACAGCAAAGCC includes:
- the NT5C1A gene encoding cytosolic 5'-nucleotidase 1A yields the protein MEPPGPAGAPGRPWDEAKAFYDNLAPKKKPKSPKPENAITIAVSSRALFRMEEEQKIYTEQGVEAYVKYQLDHENEPFLPGAAFPFVKALEAVNAQLRELYPDSEELFDIVLMTNNHAQVGVRLINSINHYDLFIERFCMTGGNSPICYLKAYHTNLYLSSDAEKVSGAIEEGIAAATIFSPSRDLEVSEKQLRVAFDGDAVLFSDESEQIVKAHGLDMFFEHEKAHENKPLAQGPLKGFLEALGKLQKKFYSKGLRLECPIRTYLVTARSAASSGARALKTLRSWGLETDEALFLAGAPKGPLLRKIRPHIFFDDQMFHVEGAQEMGAVAAHVPYGIAQKHKRPAQEKQQTPNSK